One Deltaproteobacteria bacterium genomic window, GATCATGACGTTCCGCGTCCGGGGGCCGTCGAACTCGCAGAGGAAGACCGACTGCCAGGTCCCCAGCACGAGCTGGCCGGCCTCGACGAACACGGACACGTTCGAGCCGACGATGCTGGACTTGATGTGCGCGTGCGAGTTTCCCTCGGAGTGCAGGTACGAGCCGGACGCGGGGGCGATCTCCTCGAGGCGGGCGAGGATGTCCTTCCGGACGTTCGGGTCCGCGTTCTCGTTGATGGTGACGGCCGCCGTGGTGTGGGGGATGAAGATCCGGCAGACGCCGCTTTTGACGCCGCTCTCGCGGACGACGAGCCGAACCTGCTGGGTGATGTCCACCAGCTGCTGGTCGGCGTCGGTCCGGATCGAAATCGTCTTGAAGGCCATTCGTCTCTCCGAGGGGTTCGGTGCTTCCTTCTTACCACGCGAATCCCCTATAATGCAATCCCGTGACCCCGACGGTACGCCTGATCCTCGCCTCCGAGTCCCCCCGCCGCCGGGAGCTGCTCTCCACGGTCGGCGTCCCGTTCCGCGTGATCCCGTCCGGCGTCGACGAAACCCCCCGGCGCGGGGAGCCGCCCGCCCGGTTCGCCCGTCGGGCGGCTCGCGACAAGGGGTTGTGGGTGGCGAAGCGGCACCCGGACGCTTACGTCCTCTCCGCGGACACGATCGTGGTGCGGGACGGCCGGATCCTGGGGAAGCCGAGCGACCGGGCCGACGCGCGGCGGATGCTGTCGCTTCTCGCGGGGCGGGAGCACAGGGTGTACACCGCGGTGTCCCTGCTGTGCGCGGCCAAGGGGTACGAGGAGACCGCCGTCGAGGTGTCCCGCGTCCGGTTCCGGGCGCTTTCCCCCGCGGAGGTCGCGGGGTACGCGCGGACCGGGGAGGGAGACGACAAGGCGGGCGCGTACGCGGCGCAGGGCGCGGGGATGCTCCTGATCGACCGGGTCGCCGGATCGTTCAGCAACGTGGTGGGGCTGCCGATGGCACGGGTCGTCGCGATGCTGGCTTCCGCCCGCCTGATCCGCGTCTCCCCGTCGGGCCCCTCGTGGTACGGGCCGGCGCGGGGGAGGGGATGATCCCGCCGCCCGACGCGCCGGGAGACGGCGCCCCGATCCGCGAACGGGTCGCTTGGATATACGACCGGATCTCCCGCGCCGAGCGGCGCGCGGGTCGCCGCCCGGGGGCGGTCACGCTGGTCGCGGTCTCCAAGACGCAGCCGC contains:
- a CDS encoding YjbQ family protein, producing MAFKTISIRTDADQQLVDITQQVRLVVRESGVKSGVCRIFIPHTTAAVTINENADPNVRKDILARLEEIAPASGSYLHSEGNSHAHIKSSIVGSNVSVFVEAGQLVLGTWQSVFLCEFDGPRTRNVMIRVSAG
- the maf gene encoding septum formation protein Maf, whose protein sequence is MTPTVRLILASESPRRRELLSTVGVPFRVIPSGVDETPRRGEPPARFARRAARDKGLWVAKRHPDAYVLSADTIVVRDGRILGKPSDRADARRMLSLLAGREHRVYTAVSLLCAAKGYEETAVEVSRVRFRALSPAEVAGYARTGEGDDKAGAYAAQGAGMLLIDRVAGSFSNVVGLPMARVVAMLASARLIRVSPSGPSWYGPARGRG